A part of Sugiyamaella lignohabitans strain CBS 10342 chromosome D, complete sequence genomic DNA contains:
- the CHS3 gene encoding chitin synthase CHS3 (Chitin synthase III; catalyzes the transfer of N-acetylglucosamine (GlcNAc) to chitin; required for synthesis of the majority of cell wall chitin, the chitin ring during bud emergence, and spore wall chitosan; contains overlapping di-leucine and di-acidic signals that mediate, respectively, intracellular trafficking by AP-1 and trafficking to plasma membrane by exomer complex; requires AP-3 complex for its intracellular retention; GO_component: GO:0005935 - cellular bud neck [Evidence IDA] [PMID 15470103]; GO_component: GO:0005935 - cellular bud neck [Evidence IDA] [PMID 8909536]; GO_component: GO:0045009 - chitosome [Evidence IDA] [PMID 8970154]; GO_component: GO:0005737 - cytoplasm [Evidence IDA] [PMID 9008706]; GO_component: GO:0000131 - incipient cellular bud site [Evidence IDA] [PMID 15470103]; GO_component: GO:0000131 - incipient cellular bud site [Evidence IDA] [PMID 9008706]; GO_component: GO:0016021 - integral component of membrane [Evidence IEA]; GO_component: GO:0016021 - integral component of membrane [Evidence ISM] [PMID 12192589]; GO_component: GO:0043332 - mating projection tip [Evidence IDA] [PMID 19053807]; GO_component: GO:0016020 - membrane [Evidence IEA,IEA]; GO_component: GO:0005628 - prospore membrane [Evidence IDA] [PMID 15755916]; GO_function: GO:0004100 - chitin synthase activity [Evidence IEA]; GO_function: GO:0004100 - chitin synthase activity [Evidence IMP] [PMID 9760183]; GO_function: GO:0016740 - transferase activity [Evidence IEA]; GO_function: GO:0016757 - transferase activity, transferring glycosyl groups [Evidence IEA]; GO_function: GO:0016758 - transferase activity, transferring hexosyl groups [Evidence IEA]; GO_process: GO:0030476 - ascospore wall assembly [Evidence IMP] [PMID 1293886]; GO_process: GO:0034221 - fungal-type cell wall chitin biosynthetic process [Evidence TAS] [PMID 7565410]) — protein sequence MPKSSSNATIGQYEHDGIGRKRSLVRPERSRIDPDHPQYHYTQVAAQQAGRIQVQAAPSGADPAVYEHPHTRDIPMTDLSRSQSPNEKQEYDADGGDVYVDAKGGRNVYGLNDENGGEDNYEDNPYENGNKSYDDTNPYGVKNDMDHYGPSNLNDNDTDQVEPLNADDGPGSGKGGAREMSRKMSEKKAANKPLPGAKKPTSFWHAYCKIVTFWAPAPVLKLFGMRTKDRQMAWREKMGLITVIMYVAAFVAYLTFGFTTTVCNNNLVRLRNNEVNQGYLIINGRAYEMETFKHPEAVGIPKDTNILYPPVNAAGQDASFLFQNVNGNCRGLITPKADSKIPHDNKGNVAWYFPCQTFSQNGTTQPNFTFPHYNGYACHTSGKARQEYFGLKAAAEVYFTWDDIKNSTRKLVVYNGAVLDLSLLNFIDKSNLNYPSEFTMLQKDSTIMGADITQLMSHGRDGQIAKCLSEVIKVGYIDTENIGCIASQVVLYVSLVFIIGLVGIKFLFACYFKWFISGRQGAFYMDRKQLEKHNQEIEDWSNNIYSQGPIKKAPAPPRRKDRNSKFLKGNDKAINRQSVTMMSQIPVTSTSKLVPGGSIYGMNLGNNDASRNSFLLNNNASSDVVGDNSFLQGDTSYRGAGGLMLEDSYSDYPPNAMPAEQQSQVYSGGPGSYDYLVPQPPVDFQPFGFPLAHTICLVTAYSESIDGLRTTLDSIATTDYPNSHKLILIICDGIIKGSGNDMSTPEIALSMMTDFAEPMDQVKPYSYVSVVSGAKRHNMAKVYSGFYKYDDSTVDVAKQQRVPIMTIVKCGTPAEEGTAKPGNRGKRDSQIILMSFLQRVMFDERMTELEFEIFNGMYKITGIAPDFYEIVLMVDADTKVFPDSITHMVAQMVKDPEVMGLCGETKIANKTESWVSMIQVFEYFISHHQAKAFESVFGGVTCLPGCFCMYRIKAPKGDDGFWIPILANPDIVERYAENVVDTLHKKNLLLLGEDRFLSTLMLRTFPKRKQIFVPKAACKTIVPAEFKVLLSQRRRWINSTVHNLMELVLVRDLCGVFCISMQFVVFVDLVSTLVLPAAITFTLYVVIIAIVRKPTPTMSLILLALILGLPGVLIVITASRLSYVLWMIIYLFSLPIWNFVLPMNAYWKFDDFSWGDTRTIEGGDKGGHDETSGEFDSSQIIMKRWRDFQRERSRNIYPQSSGWGEGTVSMLSSSSLNAPMSLNSHTMDHASPTTSNLGSEFVQRPEDMTQF from the coding sequence ATGCCTAAAAGCAGTTCGAATGCTACTATTGGCCAGTATGAGCATGACGGTATTGGCAGAAAGAGATCATTGGTGAGACCAGAAAGATCAAGAATCGACCCGGATCACCCTCAATATCATTATACACAGGTTGCTGCTCAGCAGGCTGGTCGCATCCAGGTGCAGGCCGCTCCGTCCGGTGCTGACCCCGCTGTTTATGAACACCCTCATACAAGAGACATTCCTATGACCGATCTTAGTCGTTCACAGAGTCCAAATGAAAAACAGGAATACGATGCTGATGGCGGTGATGTGTATGTTGACGCTAAAGGTGGTCGTAATGTTTATGGTTTGAACGATGAAAATGGCGGCGAGGATAATTACGAAGATAATCCATATGAGAATGGAAACAAATCTTATGACGATACAAATCCATACGGTGTTAAAAATGATATGGACCATTACGGCCCATCGAATCTTAATGACAATGATACCGACCAGGTCGAGCCTTTGAATGCCGATGATGGTCCTGGTAGTGGTAAAGGTGGAGCCCGTGAAATGTCGAGAAAAATGTCAGAGAAAAAAGCTGCTAATAAACCTTTGCCAGGTGCAAAAAAACCTACCTCGTTCTGGCATGCTTACTGTAAAATTGTCACATTCTGGGCCCCTGCTCCTGTTCTCAAACTTTTTGGTATGCGCACTAAAGACCGTCAAATGGCCTGGAGAGAAAAAATGGGTCTTATCACTGTCATCATGTATGTAGCAGCTTTTGTTGCCTACTTGACTTTTGGTTTCACTACTACTGTTTGTAACAACAATCTTGTTCGTCTTCGAAACAACGAGGTCAATCAAGGATATCTTATTATCAATGGTCGCGCTTATGAAATGGAGACTTTTAAACACCCTGAAGCTGTAGGTATTCCAAAGGATACGAATATCCTGTATCCTCcagtcaatgctgctggtcagGATGCTTCATTTTTGTTCCAAAATGTCAATGGTAACTGTCGAGGTTTGATTACTCCAAAGGCTGATAGTAAGATTCCTCATGATAACAAGGGTAATGTTGCTTGGTACTTTCCTTGTCAAACTTTTAGCCAGAACGGTACTACTCAACCAAATTTCACTTTCCCTCATTATAATGGATATGCCTGTCATACATCGGGTAAGGCTCGTCAAGAGTATTTTGGTTtgaaagctgctgctgaggttTATTTCACTTGGGACGATATCAAGAACTCTACTAGAAAACTCGTTGTCTACAATGGAGCTGTCTTGGACTTGTCGTTGCTGAATTTTATTGACAAGTCAAACTTGAACTACCCATCGGAATTCACAATGCTTCAAAAGGACTCGACTATTATGGGCGCTGATATCACCCAGCTCATGTCCCACGGACGAGACGGCCAAATCGCTAAATGTTTATCTGAGGTCATCAAAGTAGGTTACATTGACACCGAGAATATCGGTTGTATTGCGTCTCAGGTCGTGTTGTATGTGTCATTAGTGTTCATTATCGGTCTGGTCGGTATTAAGTTCTTGTTTGCTTGTTACTTCAAGTGGTTTATTTCTGGACGTCAAGGTGCTTTCTATATGGACAGAAAACAATTGGAAAAGCATAACCAGGAGATTGAGGATTGgtcaaataatatttacTCTCAGGGTCCTATTAAGAAAGcccctgctcctcctcGTCGTAAAGACCGCAATTCCAAATTCTTAAAGGGCAACGATAAAGCTATCAACCGTCAAAGTGTTACCATGATGTCTCAAATCCCCGtcacttctacttcaaaGCTCGTTCCTGGAGGTTCCATCTATGGAATGAACTTGGGTAATAACGATGCCTCGAGAAACTCTTTCTTGTTGAATAACAATGCCAGCAGtgatgttgttggtgaCAACTCATTTTTGCAGGGTGATACTTCGTACcgtggagctggtggtctCATGTTGGAAGACTCATACTCTGATTATCCTCCTAACGCAATGCCTGCTGAGCAACAGAGTCAAGTTTACAGTGGTGGCCCTGGCTCTTACGACTACTTGGTTCCTCAACCACCAGTTGATTTCCAACCTTTTGGTTTCCCACTTGCTCATACTATTTGTCTTGTCACTGCCTATTCCGAGTCAATTGACGGTCTTCGAACTACTTTGGACTCTATTGCCACTACCGACTATCCAAACTCTCACAAGCTCATTTTGATCATTTGTGATGGTATCATCAAGGGTTCTGGTAACGATATgtctacccctgaaattgcCTTGTCCATGATGACCGATTTTGCCGAGCCTATGGACCAAGTCAAGCCTTATTCCTATGTGTCGGTTGTTAGTGGTGCCAAGCGTCACAATATGGCCAAGGTATACTCTGGATTTTACAAGTATGATGATAGCACTGTTGACGTTGCCAAGCAGCAAAGAGTTCCTATCATGACAATTGTCAAATGTGGTACCCCTGCTGAAGAGGGAACTGCCAAGCCCGGTAACAGAGGTAAGCGTGACTCTCAAATCATCCTCATGAGTTTCTTACAGAGGGTCATGTTTGATGAGCGTATGACTGAGCTCGAGTTTGAGATTTTCAATGGTATGTATAAGATCACTGGTATAGCCCCCGACTTTTACGAGATAGTGCTTATGGTGGACGCTGATACTAAGGTATTCCCTGACTCCATCACTCATATGGTTGCTCAAATGGTCAAGGACCCTGAAGTCATGGGTTTGTGTGGTGAGACAAAGATTGCCAATAAGACTGAGTCCTGGGTTAGTATGATTCAAGTGTTTGAATATTTCATCTCCCACCACCAAGCCAAGGCCTTTGAGTCTGTGTTTGGCGGTGTTACTTGTTTGCCTGGATGTTTCTGTATGTACCGTATCAAAGCCCCTAAAGGCGACGATGGATTCTGGATCCCTATTCTTGCCAACCCTGATATTGTCGAGCGTTATGCTGAAAATGTCGTCGACACCCTCCACAAAAAGAATTTGTTGCTTCTTGGTGAAGATCGTTTCTTGTCTACTCTAATGTTGAGAACCTTCCccaaaagaaaacagaTTTTCGTTCCCAAGGCCGCCTGTAAAACAATTGTACCTGCTGAATTTAAGGTTCTCCTGTcgcaaagaagaagatggaTCAACTCTACTGTACACAATTTGATGGAGTTGGTGCTTGTCCGTGACTTGTGTGGTGTCTTCTGTATCTCGATGcagtttgttgttttcgtTGATTTGGTTTCTACTCTCGTTcttcctgctgctattacCTTTACTCTTTACgttgttattattgccaTTGTAAGGAAGCCTACTCCTACCATGTCTCTTATTCTTTTGGCATTGATTTTGGGTCTTCCTGGAGTCTTGATTGTAATTACTGCTAGCAGACTTTCCTATGTCTTGTGGATGATTATCTATTTGTTCTCTTTGCCCATTTGGAATTTTGTCCTGCCAATGAATGCTTACTGGAAGTTTGACGATTTCAGTTGGGGTGATACTCGTACCATCGAAGGTGGTGATAAGGGTGGCCATGATGAGACCTCTGGTGAGTTCGACTCTTCTCAAATCATCATGAAGAGATGGAGAGACTTCCAGCGCGAACGAAGCAGAAACATCTATCCACAGTCATCTGGATGGGGAGAGGGCACTGTTTCTATGctgtcatcgtcatctttgAATGCACCCATGTCACTGAATTCACATACCATGGACCATGCCTCACCAACGACGAGTAACTTGGGATCTGAGTTTGTTCAAAGACCTGAGGATATGACTCAATTTTGA
- the RPN11 gene encoding proteasome regulatory particle lid subunit RPN11 (Metalloprotease subunit of 19S regulatory particle; part of 26S proteasome lid; couples the deubiquitination and degradation of proteasome substrates; involved, independent of catalytic activity, in fission of mitochondria and peroxisomes; protein abundance increases in response to DNA replication stress; GO_component: GO:0005829 - cytosol [Evidence IDA] [PMID 19773362]; GO_component: GO:0005739 - mitochondrion [Evidence IDA] [PMID 19773362]; GO_component: GO:0005634 - nucleus [Evidence IDA] [PMID 15210724]; GO_component: GO:0000502 - proteasome complex [Evidence IEA]; GO_component: GO:0008541 - proteasome regulatory particle, lid subcomplex [Evidence IDA] [PMID 11742986]; GO_component: GO:0008541 - proteasome regulatory particle, lid subcomplex [Evidence IDA] [PMID 9741626]; GO_component: GO:0034515 - proteasome storage granule [Evidence IDA] [PMID 18504300]; GO_function: GO:0008234 - cysteine-type peptidase activity [Evidence IEA]; GO_function: GO:0016787 - hydrolase activity [Evidence IEA]; GO_function: GO:0008237 - metallopeptidase activity [Evidence ISS] [PMID 12183636]; GO_function: GO:0008233 - peptidase activity [Evidence IEA]; GO_function: GO:0004843 - ubiquitin-specific protease activity [Evidence IMP] [PMID 12183636]; GO_function: GO:0004843 - ubiquitin-specific protease activity [Evidence IMP] [PMID 12353037]; GO_process: GO:0000266 - mitochondrial fission [Evidence IMP] [PMID 19773362]; GO_process: GO:0016559 - peroxisome fission [Evidence IMP] [PMID 19773362]; GO_process: GO:0043161 - proteasome-mediated ubiquitin-dependent protein catabolic process [Evidence IMP] [PMID 12183636]; GO_process: GO:0016579 - protein deubiquitination [Evidence IMP] [PMID 12183636]; GO_process: GO:0016579 - protein deubiquitination [Evidence IGI] [PMID 14581483]; GO_process: GO:0006508 - proteolysis [Evidence IEA]) has product MDHIQRLLGQGGGMGAHPGVDSPVVDNSETVYISSLALLKMLKHGRAGVPMEVMGLMLGEFVDDFTVHVIDVFAMPQSGTGVSVEAVDDVFQTRMMDMLKQTGRDQMVVGWYHSHPGFGCWLSSVDINTQQSFEQLNPRAVAVVVDPIQSVKGKVVIDAFRLINPASLMMGQEPRQTTSNLGHLNKPSIQALIHGLNRHYYSININYKKTPLEETMLLNLHKSDWSSGLALKDYTVHDHDNHDAVKQMVKLADQYTARVKEEKELTEDQLKTRYVGKQDPKKHLEDTVNQRLEENIVSILAGNVDTASFH; this is encoded by the coding sequence ATGGATCATATTCAACGATTGCTCGGACAAGGAGGTGGCATGGGTGCTCACCCAGGTGTTGATTCGCCTGTTGTCGACAACTCCGAGACCGTTTATATTTCCTCATTGGCTCTATTAAAGATGTTGAAACATGGCCGAGCCGGTGTACCAATGGAAGTCATGGGTCTTATGTTAGGcgagtttgttgatgatttcaCTGTTCATGTCATTGACGTGTTTGCCATGCCTCAatctggtactggtgttTCAGTCGAAGCTGTGGATGATGTGTTTCAAACTAGAATGATGGATATGCTTAAACAGACTGGTAGAGATCAGATGGTTGTTGGTTGGTATCACTCGCACCCTGGATTTGGTTGTTGGCTGTCatctgttgatattaatactCAGCAGTCATTTGAACAACTGAACCCCAGAGCTGTAGCTGTTGTGGTAGACCCTATTCAATCCGTCAAGGGTAAAGTCGTTATCGATGCTTTCCGTCTCATTAACCCAGCTTCGTTGATGATGGGTCAAGAACCTCGTCAAACCACATCTAACCTTGGTCATTTGAATAAACCATCTATTCAAGCTCTTATCCATGGTTTGAACCGTCATTACTACTCTATCAACATTAACTACAAAAAGACTCCTCTAGAAGAGACCATGTTGCTCAATTTACACAAGAGTGATTGGTCATCTGGTCTGGCGCTTAAGGATTACACGGTTCATGACCATGATAATCATGATGCCGTCAAGCAGATGGTCAAGCTTGCTGACCAATATACAGCCCGTGtaaaggaagaaaaagagctgACAGAAGACCAACTCAAGACGAGATATGTGGGTAAACAAGATCCTAAGAAGCATCTTGAGGACACTGTTAACCAACGTCTTGAGGAGAATATTGTCTCTATTCTTGCTGGAAATGTCGACACTGCTTCATTCCACTAG
- the MSD1 gene encoding aspartate--tRNA ligase MSD1 (Mitochondrial aspartyl-tRNA synthetase; required for acylation of aspartyl-tRNA; yeast and bacterial aspartyl-, asparaginyl-, and lysyl-tRNA synthetases contain regions with high sequence similarity, suggesting a common ancestral gene; GO_component: GO:0005737 - cytoplasm [Evidence IEA]; GO_component: GO:0005759 - mitochondrial matrix [Evidence IEA]; GO_component: GO:0005739 - mitochondrion [Evidence IEA]; GO_component: GO:0005739 - mitochondrion [Evidence IDA] [PMID 14576278]; GO_component: GO:0005739 - mitochondrion [Evidence IDA] [PMID 16823961]; GO_component: GO:0005739 - mitochondrion [Evidence IMP,ISS] [PMID 2668951]; GO_function: GO:0005524 - ATP binding [Evidence IEA,IEA]; GO_function: GO:0004812 - aminoacyl-tRNA ligase activity [Evidence IEA,IEA]; GO_function: GO:0004815 - aspartate-tRNA ligase activity [Evidence IEA]; GO_function: GO:0004815 - aspartate-tRNA ligase activity [Evidence IMP,ISA] [PMID 2668951]; GO_function: GO:0016874 - ligase activity [Evidence IEA,IEA]; GO_function: GO:0003676 - nucleic acid binding [Evidence IEA]; GO_function: GO:0000166 - nucleotide binding [Evidence IEA,IEA]; GO_process: GO:0070146 - mitochondrial aspartyl-tRNA aminoacylation [Evidence IGI] [PMID 10710420]; GO_process: GO:0070146 - mitochondrial aspartyl-tRNA aminoacylation [Evidence IMP] [PMID 2668951]; GO_process: GO:0006418 - tRNA aminoacylation for protein translation [Evidence IEA]; GO_process: GO:0006412 - translation [Evidence IEA]) produces MEIETPLLFKSTPEGASEFLVPTRRKGLMYALPQSPQQYKQLLMASGVHGYYQIARCFRDEDLRADRQPEFTQLDLEMSFASGQDIRRVVETVVQNVWSGVLDIPMYTLTADGKYLEKVDSDSPNAFRSLSYNSAISRFGIDKPDLRSSLEIIDLSDSAKAIESPEYPIIEALVIRPEVNGSFTQEQIDFLSDEKSYKARIPKIALITESDLASIEQTVERILPPSVVNITDKTRFYRELSLQTGDIVAFSTRQQLSYENPTPLGRFRQLAIEQFPNQYLRTGADGQPLITPDDFVATWVDDFPLFNPVETTQPEVNTSNSTTSTRVDYPKFDLTSYVSTHHPFTMVHMDDYELLSTAPLQARGQHYDLVINGVEVGGGSTRIHDTKLQKYIFEEILNITNSKALFGHLLEAFDTGCPPHAGLAIGFDRMTAMLSRTSSIRDVIAFPKTITGADPLIGSPSKVKPSQLGPYHIRTM; encoded by the coding sequence ATGGAAATAGAAACACCATTGTTGTTCAAGTCGACTCCAGAAGGAGCAAGCGAGTTCCTTGTCCCGACCAGAAGGAAAGGACTGATGTATGCATTACCTCAGAGCCCACAACAGTACAAACAACTGCTCATGGCTTCTGGAGTTCATGGATACTATCAGATTGCTCGTTGTTTTCGAGACGAAGACTTGCGTGCCGACCGCCAGCCAGAATTCACCCAGCTGGATCTGGAAATGAGTTTTGCCAGTGGCCAGGATATTCGACGGGTCGTTGAAACCGTTGTACAGAACGTCTGGTCGGGTGTCCTCGATATTCCTATGTATACATTGACAGCCGATGGAAAGTACTTGGAAAAAGTCGACTCCGACAGCCCTAACGCTTTTAGAAGCTTGTCTTATAACAGTGCCATCAGCAGGTTTGGCATCGATAAACCGGATCTACGAAGTAGTCTTGAAATTATTGATCTCTCAGACTCTGCTAAAGCCATAGAGAGCCCAGAGTATCCAATTATTGAAGCACTCGTGATCCGTCCCGAAGTAAACGGTTCCTTTACCCAAGAGCAGATCGACTTTCTATCCGACGAAAAGAGCTATAAAGCGAGAATACCCAAGATAGCCCTGATAACAGAGTCTGATCTTGCGTCTATAGAGCAGACTGTTGAAAGAATCCTGCCCCCTAGCGTTGTAAATATTACAGACAAGACCCGATTCTACAGGGAATTGTCGCTACAAACTGGAGACATTGTGGCATTTAGCACGCGACAGCAACTATCATATGAGAATCCCACTCCTCTTGGCAGGTTCAGACAGCTTGCTATTGAACAATTCCCCAACCAGTATCTCAGAACTGGAGCTGATGGCCAACCTCTCATCACCCCAGACGACTTTGTAGCTACCTGGGTCGATGATTTCCCACTATTCAACCCTGTAGAGACCACCCAACCTGAAGTCAACACTTCAAACtcaactacttctactcGAGTAGACTACCCAAAATTCGACCTTACATCTTACGTATCAACACACCACCCGTTCACCATGGTTCACATGGACGACTACGAGCTTCTGTCGACCGCACCACTGCAAGCCCGAGGCCAGCATTACGATCTCGTCATCAATGGGGTAGAAGTCGGCGGTGGCAGTACACGTATCCACGACACCAAACTACAAAAGTACATTTTCGAAGAAATCctcaacatcaccaactCCAAGGCACTTTTCGGGCACCTTCTCGAAGCCTTCGACACGGGCTGTCCACCACACGCCGGTCTCGCCATCGGGTTCGACCGCATGACCGCCATGCTCTCACGAACCTCCTCGATCCGCGACGTCATCGCGTTCCCCAAAACCATCACCGGCGCCGACCCGCTCATCGGCAGCCCCAGCAAAGTCAAGCCCTCGCAACTGGGGCCCTACCACATCCGCACCATGTAA